A single region of the Anaerostipes rhamnosivorans genome encodes:
- a CDS encoding class II aldolase/adducin family protein, with amino-acid sequence MEKEKAKVEVIKAAIQCSEKKLIHGTSGNVSIACREEGVMVITPSGIPYEEISPDMVPVINLSTGEWTEGECKPSTEAPMHRMIYQHKEKMEAVVHTHSPFATAMSILVEELPAVAAASAPYSPVKVAPFEIPGSEEIAKAAVKAMGEHNVVCLLKNHGLIAAGRNVSQAMSIAEYVEENSQIAYYTYTAGNMEPIPEEGYKIMHDRAVKKLGLE; translated from the coding sequence ATGGAGAAAGAGAAAGCGAAGGTAGAGGTTATCAAAGCTGCCATTCAGTGCAGCGAAAAGAAATTGATTCACGGAACGTCGGGCAATGTTTCCATCGCCTGCAGGGAAGAGGGCGTTATGGTTATCACGCCCAGCGGGATACCGTATGAGGAGATCAGCCCGGACATGGTACCGGTGATCAATCTTTCTACTGGGGAATGGACAGAAGGGGAGTGCAAACCTTCCACGGAGGCTCCGATGCACCGGATGATCTATCAGCATAAAGAGAAAATGGAAGCGGTTGTCCATACTCATTCACCTTTTGCAACCGCCATGTCCATCCTGGTGGAGGAACTTCCGGCAGTTGCGGCGGCCTCCGCACCGTATTCGCCGGTGAAGGTAGCACCGTTTGAGATCCCGGGATCTGAAGAGATTGCCAAAGCGGCGGTAAAAGCCATGGGAGAACACAATGTGGTCTGCCTGTTAAAGAATCATGGACTGATCGCAGCAGGCAGAAATGTGTCTCAGGCTATGAGCATCGCGGAATACGTGGAGGAGAACTCACAGATCGCGTATTACACTTATACGGCAGGAAATATGGAGCCTATCCCAGAGGAAGGTTATAAAATCATGCATGACCGGGCTGTAAAAAAACTGGGCTTAGAATAA
- a CDS encoding zinc-dependent alcohol dehydrogenase, translated as MRAAVYYAPNDLRMEDVETPKPGPGEILMKNISALTCGTDLKQYKRGYPKFKEGQKLIFGHESAGIVAKVGEGVTDFKAGDRIAPHNSAPCNHCYYCKIGEHSMCENLTMVKSAWAEYRLLPAPIVKENVFHIPDQISFRSAALLEPLGSAVHGITEADIQLTDTVVINGAGPLGLMMTKLAKLRGAYVISTDKNQKRLAVARELGADAVIDISETEDVVDAVKGLTPYGRGADIAIDATGVPEVWEKNLYMVRKAGTVLEFGGCKGGSSINIDTTLLHYSQLTVKGVYHTTPKLEEQAFRLIERGVINEELFVNHTYPLEQCLEALESHAGGDVIKNEIRCDL; from the coding sequence ATGAGAGCGGCAGTTTATTATGCACCAAATGATCTGAGAATGGAAGACGTGGAGACCCCCAAGCCAGGGCCCGGGGAAATACTGATGAAGAATATTTCGGCGCTGACCTGCGGTACAGACTTAAAACAATATAAGCGGGGATATCCGAAGTTTAAGGAAGGGCAGAAGCTGATCTTTGGCCACGAGAGCGCTGGAATCGTTGCAAAAGTAGGAGAGGGAGTGACAGATTTTAAAGCAGGGGACCGAATCGCTCCTCATAATTCTGCTCCGTGCAACCATTGCTATTACTGTAAGATTGGAGAGCACAGCATGTGTGAAAACCTGACCATGGTAAAAAGTGCCTGGGCCGAGTACCGTCTCCTACCTGCACCTATTGTAAAAGAAAATGTGTTCCACATCCCAGATCAAATATCTTTTAGATCCGCTGCTTTACTGGAACCTCTTGGAAGTGCAGTTCACGGGATTACTGAGGCCGATATTCAGTTGACGGACACTGTGGTCATCAATGGGGCCGGCCCCCTGGGTCTTATGATGACAAAGCTTGCCAAGCTTCGGGGGGCCTATGTGATCAGCACGGATAAAAATCAAAAACGCCTTGCTGTGGCCAGAGAACTTGGAGCTGACGCAGTCATTGACATTTCTGAGACAGAGGATGTGGTGGACGCAGTCAAAGGGCTGACTCCTTATGGAAGAGGGGCAGACATTGCCATCGATGCCACGGGTGTTCCGGAAGTATGGGAGAAAAATCTTTATATGGTGAGAAAAGCGGGCACCGTGCTGGAGTTTGGCGGTTGCAAAGGAGGCAGCAGCATCAACATAGATACAACGCTGCTCCACTATTCTCAGCTGACGGTGAAAGGGGTCTACCACACGACACCAAAGCTGGAAGAACAGGCGTTTAGGCTTATTGAGAGAGGCGTAATTAATGAGGAGCTCTTTGTAAATCATACGTATCCTCTGGAACAGTGTCTGGAGGCACTTGAATCCCACGCAGGGGGAGATGTGATCAAAAATGAGATCCGCTGTGATTTATAA
- a CDS encoding bifunctional diguanylate cyclase/phosphodiesterase has product MTEMRKKVKNKDRTRVQKYNRSAMAVCVVVFAVILFVSVYTSYTANKKAYINGLEQQIEMVSGEIEKSIRTRGKNALFISKEENILRLLSTGEQEYGQKAETDIWKSVGQDQDFYGISLQDTKGNFYLSGQNMKLCNQLVKKEVDTKQLKESRKAYRITICDDGNMPLIIISSQVKGKDEKPSGYLHLIYTYKMLALPNDMKDREGYLVRLPSWEMVYYNDKEGKIKVGSQIDSRKKFIKTAEEVLKRNNHIFTYKSSDGENMLASVYINEEFPFAFILSISANDMVETITPYTVAQGMISIGLLLILIAMLLLFSRRLTKPVSEMIDICGRMAEGDETAAFEPQGDKELDRLASAFNNYRAKIEQAAYIDPVLKVGNRAKALVDMNLRISDFPDERFYVFMIDLKNFSRYNEIFSVEIGDRILMSVAQKLSKIFGRHLYRISGDIFLGLIPCQYTLGVTAENIYNRICGSFVLHGIELDVNYYMGACSYPEHGKEAAELLEKVQSAARYAKTSVPQKNVVIYSKRLTEEVREEEKIAAMLRKSLRDGTLEMWYQPIIDPFKEEIHSAEMLLRLKNEQGNYFPPQRVVEVAERFSMMDEIGDYILKEACVTLKMLEAVPNHIGNLHINASVQQLAGKDYDKKILRYLEEQQVDPGKISMEVTESILIQNIDETAAVLSNLKNAGIKVALDDFGTGYSSILYLSSLALDTLKLDMKLVNQVNQGRQQMEFLKTVIQLAKIKHLVVVAEGVEDEKTLEKIKWCGADYIQGYYYSRPIPRTKFIEFIKLYEN; this is encoded by the coding sequence ATGACGGAAATGAGAAAGAAAGTAAAAAATAAGGACCGCACGAGGGTTCAGAAGTACAACCGTTCAGCTATGGCTGTATGTGTTGTTGTTTTTGCTGTGATTCTTTTTGTGTCAGTGTATACCAGCTATACGGCCAATAAAAAAGCATACATAAACGGTTTGGAGCAGCAGATTGAGATGGTCAGCGGGGAGATTGAAAAGAGTATCAGGACCCGGGGAAAAAATGCTTTATTTATCAGTAAAGAGGAAAACATCTTAAGGCTGCTCAGCACAGGAGAGCAGGAGTACGGACAGAAGGCGGAGACTGACATATGGAAGTCCGTAGGCCAGGATCAGGACTTTTACGGGATCAGCCTGCAGGATACAAAAGGGAACTTTTATCTCTCAGGACAGAACATGAAATTATGCAACCAGCTGGTCAAAAAAGAAGTAGATACCAAGCAATTGAAAGAGAGCCGCAAGGCCTACCGGATCACCATCTGTGACGATGGAAATATGCCTTTGATCATCATATCGTCACAGGTGAAAGGAAAAGACGAAAAGCCAAGTGGATATCTGCATTTAATCTATACCTATAAAATGCTGGCGCTGCCTAATGATATGAAAGACAGGGAAGGGTATCTCGTGCGCCTGCCCTCCTGGGAGATGGTCTATTATAATGACAAAGAAGGAAAGATCAAAGTGGGTTCCCAGATTGATTCCAGGAAGAAATTTATCAAGACTGCGGAAGAAGTTTTGAAACGCAATAACCATATCTTCACTTACAAGAGCAGCGACGGGGAAAATATGCTGGCCAGTGTATATATAAATGAGGAGTTTCCGTTCGCATTTATCCTGTCCATCAGCGCAAATGACATGGTGGAGACGATCACTCCGTATACAGTGGCTCAAGGGATGATCTCTATCGGGCTGTTGCTCATATTGATTGCCATGCTGCTTTTATTTTCTCGAAGGCTTACAAAACCAGTCAGTGAAATGATCGATATATGCGGACGGATGGCGGAGGGGGATGAGACGGCTGCCTTCGAGCCTCAGGGAGACAAAGAGCTTGACCGCCTGGCCTCTGCATTTAACAATTACAGGGCTAAGATTGAGCAGGCAGCGTACATAGATCCGGTTCTTAAGGTTGGCAACCGGGCAAAAGCACTTGTGGACATGAATTTACGAATCTCAGATTTCCCTGATGAAAGGTTTTATGTATTTATGATCGACCTGAAAAATTTCAGCCGGTATAATGAAATCTTTTCTGTGGAGATCGGGGACAGGATTTTGATGTCTGTTGCCCAGAAACTATCAAAGATCTTTGGAAGGCATTTGTACCGCATTAGTGGAGATATATTTCTTGGCCTGATCCCTTGCCAGTATACCCTGGGTGTCACTGCTGAGAATATTTATAACAGAATCTGCGGAAGCTTTGTCCTTCATGGGATTGAGTTGGATGTGAATTATTATATGGGGGCCTGCAGCTATCCGGAGCACGGAAAAGAAGCAGCTGAACTGCTGGAAAAGGTACAGAGCGCAGCCAGGTACGCCAAGACATCGGTTCCGCAGAAGAATGTTGTCATATACAGCAAAAGGCTCACAGAGGAAGTGAGAGAAGAAGAGAAGATTGCAGCCATGCTCAGGAAGAGCCTAAGAGACGGAACATTGGAAATGTGGTATCAGCCGATCATTGATCCGTTTAAGGAGGAGATTCATTCAGCTGAAATGCTGCTGAGGCTTAAGAATGAACAGGGGAACTACTTTCCGCCACAGAGAGTTGTGGAGGTGGCAGAGCGTTTCAGTATGATGGATGAGATCGGAGATTATATTTTAAAAGAAGCGTGTGTCACATTAAAGATGTTGGAAGCAGTGCCGAACCATATTGGAAACCTGCATATCAATGCCTCCGTTCAGCAGCTGGCCGGAAAGGATTATGACAAAAAAATCCTCAGGTATCTGGAGGAGCAGCAGGTAGATCCCGGAAAGATCTCCATGGAGGTGACAGAGAGTATCCTGATACAAAATATTGATGAGACCGCGGCAGTGCTATCCAATCTGAAGAATGCAGGGATCAAGGTTGCACTGGATGACTTCGGTACTGGGTATAGCAGCATCCTTTATCTCTCCTCGCTGGCTCTCGATACACTGAAATTGGATATGAAGCTGGTCAACCAGGTAAATCAGGGCAGACAACAGATGGAATTTCTAAAGACCGTCATACAGCTGGCAAAGATTAAGCATCTGGTGGTGGTGGCCGAAGGGGTGGAAGATGAGAAGACCCTGGAGAAAATCAAGTGGTGTGGGGCAGATTATATACAGGGATACTATTATTCCAGACCTATTCCAAGAACAAAATTTATCGAATTTATAAAATTGTATGAAAATTAA
- a CDS encoding CDP-glycerol glycerophosphotransferase family protein has protein sequence MKSGIKLILKYMVMYLSCLAPRSRKIWVFGAWLGQQFADNPKYLFIEANQMKGIRPVWITKNPEVVREVRGLGYEAYLFSSGKGILCQLRAKYAVMCNGISDLNHTFLGRAIFLNVWHGVPLKKIGYDDTKGKNWDSRGQKIRRSIQQFPLGREYVVATSDTFAKIYRSAFRRPPEQILTYGQPRNDIFYDRDQIFPVNKKLKERLEGHKVVLYAPTHRLEGRIPFPLKENFDLKRLDEFCRDNHILFIIRRHFYHFQEELDLSGYSNILDMTRESLDIQELLMGTDLLVTDYSSTYIDYLLLDRPVIFYDFDYDSYIEKDREMYFPYEKVTPGIKAETFDELMEGMRQVFSGTDMFAEDRQRVRNLFYCEKGQKSVGEELLEKMKLL, from the coding sequence ATGAAAAGTGGCATAAAACTTATATTAAAATATATGGTCATGTACTTGTCATGCCTGGCACCCAGAAGCAGGAAGATCTGGGTGTTCGGGGCATGGCTGGGGCAGCAGTTTGCCGATAATCCAAAATATCTTTTTATTGAGGCAAACCAGATGAAAGGAATCCGTCCGGTCTGGATCACAAAAAATCCTGAGGTTGTCAGGGAAGTGAGAGGGCTTGGATATGAGGCATATCTGTTTTCCAGTGGAAAGGGTATCCTCTGCCAGCTGAGAGCAAAATATGCGGTGATGTGCAACGGGATCAGTGATCTGAATCACACGTTTTTGGGGAGAGCGATTTTCTTAAATGTATGGCATGGAGTTCCACTAAAAAAGATTGGCTATGATGATACAAAGGGGAAGAACTGGGACAGCAGGGGACAGAAGATTCGCAGGAGCATACAGCAGTTTCCCCTGGGAAGAGAATATGTGGTGGCTACCAGTGATACATTTGCCAAAATCTATAGAAGTGCTTTCCGCCGTCCGCCAGAGCAGATTTTGACCTATGGGCAGCCGAGGAATGATATATTTTATGACAGGGATCAGATTTTTCCGGTAAATAAAAAGCTGAAGGAACGTCTAGAGGGGCACAAAGTGGTTCTGTACGCTCCCACCCATCGTCTGGAGGGAAGGATACCTTTTCCTCTAAAGGAGAATTTTGATTTAAAAAGATTGGATGAATTCTGCCGTGACAATCATATACTGTTTATTATACGTAGGCATTTCTATCATTTCCAGGAAGAACTTGATCTGTCCGGCTATTCCAACATTTTGGATATGACGAGGGAATCCTTGGATATCCAAGAACTTTTGATGGGAACAGACTTGCTGGTCACGGATTATTCGAGCACTTACATTGATTATTTACTGTTGGACCGGCCTGTTATTTTCTATGATTTTGACTACGACAGTTATATTGAAAAAGACAGAGAGATGTATTTTCCATATGAGAAGGTGACGCCTGGAATCAAAGCCGAAACGTTTGATGAACTGATGGAAGGGATGAGGCAGGTTTTCTCCGGAACTGATATGTTTGCAGAAGACAGACAAAGGGTCAGGAACCTTTTTTATTGTGAAAAAGGACAAAAATCGGTAGGAGAAGAGCTTCTTGAAAAAATGAAGCTTCTGTAG